Genomic window (Streptomyces sp. NBC_01431):
ACGGCGCGGCCGGTGAGCAGGGTGCGCTCGCCGCGCAGCGCCGTACGCACGAGGCCGGAGCGGGCCGAGGCCTGGAGGCCGGTCAGTTCGGCGCGGCCCAGGCGCGCCGACCAGAACGGGGCGAGGGCGGTGTGGGCGCTGCCCGTCACCGGGTCCTCGTCGATGCCTACGTTGGGGAAGAAGCAGCGCGAGACGTAGTCGTAGCCGGCGGCGGGATCCGCGGCCGCAGCCGTTGCGATGATGCCGCGCCGGGAGTGCCGACCCAGCGCGCGGGCGTCGGGGGCGAGGGCGCGTACAGCCTGCTCGTCGGAGAGTTCCACGAGGAGGTCGCCGATGTCGGCCGAGGTGTCGTGGACCGAGACGACGTCCGCGCCCAGCGCTTCGCCGAGGCCGTCCGGGACGGCCTCCTCCCTCAGCGTCGAGGTGGGGAAGTCCAGGGTGATCGTGCCGTCCTCGCCGGCGGTAGCCGTGAGGATGCCGCAGCGCGCGGCGAACCGCACCGTCCCGGTCGCGCCTTTGGTGGCGTGCAGCACGTGGGCGGTGGCCAAGGTGGCGTGGCCGCACATGTCGACCTCGGTGGCCGGGGTGAACCAGCGCAGCGCCCAGTCGGCGTCGCTGCCCGGGGGCAGCGGGTGCGCGAAGGCGGTCTCGGCGTGGTTGACCTCGCGAGCCACGTCCTGGAGCCAGTCGTCGTGGGGGAAGGCGTCGAGCAGGAGGACGCCGGCCGGGTTGCCGGCGAAGGGGCGGTCGGTGAAGGCGTCGACGATTCGGATGCGCATGGCGGCACCGTACGGGACGGGAAAACCCGCAGGACAAGGCCAATTCGAGATGTCTGGACCGATTCCGGGGAGGGTTCCGCTCCGGAACGGGGTTGCCAAGCCAAAGTCACCGATATATCGTTGACGCATCGCGACAGATCAACGATGGAAGGAAGCGAACTATGCGTTCCCATGGACACGGACAGCAAGGACCCGGCCATCGCGGTCGGGGTGACTTCGAGGGGCGGCGTGCTGCCTTCGGGCCCTTCGGTCCCGGCGGCGGGGGCCCCTGGGGCGGTGGACCGTTCGGTCCCGGCCGTGGTGGCCGGGGCGGTCCGCGGGGCAGGGCGCGGCGCGGCGATGTACGTGCGTCGATACTGGCCCTCCTGAAGGACCGGCCGATGCACGGCTACGAGATGATCCAGGAGATCGGCGAGCGCAGCGGCGGGGCCTGGAAGCCCAGCCCCGGCTCGGTCTACCCCACCCTCCAACTCCTGGAGGACGAGGGTCTGATCACCAGCGCCAGCGAGGGCGGCAAGAAGCTGTTCACGCTCACGGACGCCGGGCGGCAGGAGTCCGACTCGGGGGCCGACGCCCCCTGGGAGGACGCCGGACGCGGGGTCGACTGGGAGGCCATGCACGAGATCCGGCAGGCCGGTTTCGGTCTGATGGAGGCGTTCGGCCAGGTCTGGAAGACCGGCTCGGCCGGGCAGCGTGACAAGGCGCTC
Coding sequences:
- a CDS encoding PadR family transcriptional regulator produces the protein MRSHGHGQQGPGHRGRGDFEGRRAAFGPFGPGGGGPWGGGPFGPGRGGRGGPRGRARRGDVRASILALLKDRPMHGYEMIQEIGERSGGAWKPSPGSVYPTLQLLEDEGLITSASEGGKKLFTLTDAGRQESDSGADAPWEDAGRGVDWEAMHEIRQAGFGLMEAFGQVWKTGSAGQRDKALAVINDARKKLYLILADED
- a CDS encoding PhzF family phenazine biosynthesis protein, producing the protein MRIRIVDAFTDRPFAGNPAGVLLLDAFPHDDWLQDVAREVNHAETAFAHPLPPGSDADWALRWFTPATEVDMCGHATLATAHVLHATKGATGTVRFAARCGILTATAGEDGTITLDFPTSTLREEAVPDGLGEALGADVVSVHDTSADIGDLLVELSDEQAVRALAPDARALGRHSRRGIIATAAAADPAAGYDYVSRCFFPNVGIDEDPVTGSAHTALAPFWSARLGRAELTGLQASARSGLVRTALRGERTLLTGRAVTVIDGELLTAP